Proteins from a genomic interval of Callospermophilus lateralis isolate mCalLat2 chromosome 1, mCalLat2.hap1, whole genome shotgun sequence:
- the Pla2g1b gene encoding phospholipase A2 encodes MKFLLLTALLAGSVTAHIINPRAVWQFRNVIKCTIPGSDPYKDYNNYGCFCGLGGSGTPVDELDRCCQTHDACYNQAKKLPSCKFLVDNPYTNTYSYTCSGTEVTCSSKNKECEAFICNCDREAAICFSKAPYNKEHKDLDTDKYC; translated from the exons ATGAAATTCCTCTTGCTGACTGCTCTGCTTGCAG GGAGCGTTACTGCGCACATCATCAACCCTCGGGCGGTGTGGCAGTTCCGCAATGTGATCAAGTGCACGATCCCCGGGAGTGACCCCTATAAGGACTACAACAACTATGGCTGCTTTTGTGGCTTGGGTGGCTCAGGCACCCCTGTGGATGAATTGGACAG GTGCTGCCAGACACACGACGCCTGCTACAACCAGGCCAAAAAGTTGCCCAGCTGTAAATTCCTCGTGGACAACCCCTACACCAACACTTACTCATATACCTGCTCTGGGACAGAAGTCACCTGCAGCA GCAAAAACAAAGAATGCGAGGCTTTCATCTGTAACTGCGACCGCGAAGCTGCCATCTGCTTTTCCAAGGCTCCATACAATAAGGAGCACAAGGACCTGGATACTGACAAATATTGTTAA